The following DNA comes from Miscanthus floridulus cultivar M001 chromosome 5, ASM1932011v1, whole genome shotgun sequence.
GAAACTCACTTCTCTTTGTTCTCGAAAATGTTGCCACATCATCAAAACGCTTATATGACAGCGTATTAAATGTAAATAAAACTCTGATGAAAATCTCACAGCCCTATACTCCCTCGGTGCGAATCATTTAAATTATAAAAACTATGTTAAGTTTGACTtatcttttttatatatataggAAAGAATAACGACatctatgataccaaataaatacttTATAAAGATATATTTTATAATGCTGGTGATATTAATTTGGTTCTATAAATATAGATGTTCTTTTCTATAAAAttaatcaaaatttaaatagtttgacttaggccAACTCTAAAAATTAACTTATTTTGAAACGTAGAGAACAAGAGATTACtgaaacaatcatatatatagtacgAGCTAACTAGATCATGGCTTCGGCGATACAAAGCATCTCAACCTCAACGCCAACCCACTAAATGATCAAAATATCCAAATGTAACACCAAGAGTCCAAGACGGAGATCCCACAAAGTCTACTGATGAGTAATCAAGAATTACCACGGTCATCCTCGTCACTCATTGCCATATCCTCATCGCTCTCAACGTAGTTATTATCGTCCAGGTCGTCTTCTTCATCAACAGCATCAATACACATGCGATGTTGACCGTGAGCACTATGCCAGCGTCGTCCGGTCCGTCCGATACCTTGTTGGGCACAAAAACACAGATGGGGCGCCGAGAACCATAGGACCTCAGGGGCCGTAGCTCTCATGTCGAAGTGCCGCGATTGCGCGTAGAGCACGATCAAGAAAGACACCGAGCACTGGAATCCGGTGGCGGTGGGTTTAAGGTGCTCAACGGAGACGAGGGAGACGGCAAACCCAGGTGTCTCCGCCGCCGCTTGCACTCTAGCTCACGAGGAAAAGCTGCCCGTCGTTCTTGCAGCGGAGAACATGCGTGCCCGGTTCGACGATGCGAAGATCAAAGGGCACCCAGTACTGGAACGTCGTCGACGGCCACTTGTGAAGGCCGGCGACGGCGGTGAGGTGGTCCAGGAGCTCCCCCCTCTTCCCGGCTAAGTCGCAGCCAGGCTCCGGGCACTCGCACGGTGCGTGCGGACACATCAACCGGTGCTTGACATGATAGTAGTAGGCGGTGTTCTCGGTGCACCCGTTCTCGGCGTAGTGGCAGTCAACGAGGATGGAT
Coding sequences within:
- the LOC136454369 gene encoding putative E3 ubiquitin-protein ligase SINA-like 6; amino-acid sequence: MCIDAVDEEDDLDHNSYVESDEDMAMSDECPEGHMICSPCRGDLPEEKCTFGYSVRCTAGNLARSLSVEHAVESILVDCHYAENGCTENTAYYYHVKHRLMCPHAPCECPEPGCDLAGKRGELLDHLTAVAGLHKWPSTTFQYWVPFDLRIVEPGTHVLRCKNDGQLFLVS